In one Candidatus Zixiibacteriota bacterium genomic region, the following are encoded:
- a CDS encoding protein kinase, protein MTEMAPTAQAKRSVKIGDYILTGKIGQGGVAEIYRARQESLDRDVAIKILSSKMLSDQDIVRRFERESLVIARLNHPNIVHVIDRGKAGGRYYFVMEYVDGTSLREIIDTPRIPIVTKLEMIVQVCKALDYAHKNGIIHRDIKPTNILIDRQGNAMVTDFGIAQMITATDSEVTASDIIMGTLSYMSPEQKVSSTNVDQTTDIYAVGVMLYEILVGKKPLGHFKLPSELNSNIKKEFDEIVEKCLAQEPKDRFQHAVELKDAILNAMNHEDTSSKTDEFSMTGADSFLGKCRYLDTIKETRYGSTILVENRVNKNLYVIKKHSTGEAGRKEAKILRTLKHENIVNIYGSGGDNKETVIITEYAQGGSLADRMVRRYDWVKAFEIVCAVAAGLDHAHRNNIVHGNLRPSNILFDASEVVKITDFGLPAHYDNPRKKNWYNPPERKKSRQGDIYSLGVIAHQLVTGRNPGYDTGGHLVLNDVKLELPDAVMEMLDKFLAIRVTRRYKSCEEFLAEWDEFDQGRKSREKRPVFADEVMPERQKKFSPWLWVSIAAGTLVGLFAALYFGGVFN, encoded by the coding sequence ATGACTGAAATGGCACCGACAGCTCAGGCAAAAAGGTCCGTCAAGATTGGCGACTATATCCTCACCGGTAAAATCGGACAGGGTGGCGTCGCCGAAATCTACCGGGCTCGCCAGGAATCTCTTGATCGCGACGTCGCTATCAAAATCCTGTCGTCAAAAATGCTCAGCGATCAGGATATTGTCAGACGTTTCGAGAGAGAGTCCCTTGTCATTGCACGCCTCAATCACCCCAACATCGTCCACGTGATAGACCGCGGCAAAGCCGGGGGAAGGTATTACTTCGTGATGGAGTATGTCGACGGCACCTCGCTTCGCGAAATTATCGACACCCCGCGCATCCCGATTGTCACGAAATTGGAAATGATAGTCCAGGTGTGCAAGGCTCTCGACTATGCCCACAAAAACGGCATCATCCATCGCGATATAAAACCGACCAACATCCTCATCGACCGTCAGGGCAATGCCATGGTCACGGATTTCGGGATCGCCCAGATGATCACCGCGACCGACAGTGAGGTGACGGCCTCGGATATTATCATGGGCACGCTTTCGTACATGTCGCCCGAACAAAAGGTCAGCTCCACCAATGTCGATCAGACTACCGACATCTATGCTGTCGGAGTCATGTTATATGAGATACTCGTGGGCAAAAAGCCCCTGGGACATTTCAAGCTGCCGTCCGAGCTGAATTCGAACATCAAGAAAGAATTCGACGAAATAGTGGAGAAATGCCTGGCGCAGGAACCGAAAGACCGCTTCCAGCACGCGGTCGAATTGAAAGACGCCATCCTCAACGCGATGAATCATGAGGATACTTCTTCGAAAACCGATGAATTCTCCATGACGGGAGCGGATTCGTTTTTGGGCAAGTGCCGCTACCTTGATACCATCAAAGAGACCCGGTATGGCAGCACCATCCTCGTGGAGAACCGCGTCAATAAGAACCTCTATGTAATTAAAAAGCACAGCACGGGCGAAGCGGGGCGCAAGGAAGCCAAGATACTCAGAACTCTCAAGCATGAGAATATTGTCAATATCTACGGTTCCGGCGGCGACAACAAGGAGACCGTGATTATCACCGAATACGCGCAGGGTGGTTCGCTGGCCGACAGGATGGTCCGTCGCTACGACTGGGTGAAGGCGTTCGAAATCGTTTGCGCGGTGGCCGCCGGTCTTGATCATGCCCACCGCAATAATATCGTCCACGGCAACCTGCGTCCGTCGAATATCCTCTTTGACGCCAGCGAGGTTGTCAAGATTACCGATTTCGGCCTTCCCGCTCATTATGATAACCCGCGCAAGAAAAACTGGTACAACCCGCCCGAGCGCAAGAAATCCCGCCAGGGTGATATATACAGCCTCGGCGTCATAGCGCATCAACTCGTTACGGGACGCAACCCCGGCTATGATACGGGAGGACATCTGGTTCTCAACGATGTCAAGCTGGAACTGCCCGACGCGGTGATGGAGATGCTGGATAAGTTTCTGGCGATACGCGTCACCCGACGGTACAAAAGCTGCGAAGAGTTTCTCGCCGAGTGGGATGAATTCGACCAGGGAAGAAAATCCAGGGAAAAACGGCCGGTGTTTGCCGATGAGGTCATGCCTGAGCGGCAGAAAAAGTTCTCGCCGTGGCTGTGGGTCTCTATAGCCGCCGGAACGTTAGTGGGATTATTCGCTGCCCTGTACTTCGGCGGGGTCTTCAATTAG
- a CDS encoding DUF3078 domain-containing protein, whose product MFRYLKAPLVVLVFLALAVAAQAAEEDSMYVGWKKSLIVDITTTQTAYSNSWVGGEAGSVNWVGNLNGKASKYLKEWFELRSSLKMSFGQTLTQDEETRDWSKPKKSTDLIDFENVGLFVLHKYVDPYVAFRLESQFYDGSHPAKKLFFSPIKLTESAGAARKFYEKKDDFVLSRLGFGFRQIIQKYIADTLTLATESETSTDGGIESVTDASLSLHDNIKYTGKLTLFKALFYSKSDEVKGTEYEDYWKAVDVNWENIISASVTKIVTVNLYTQVLYDKEISKKSRIKETVAIGFVFKMM is encoded by the coding sequence ATGTTTAGATACCTTAAAGCGCCACTCGTTGTTCTTGTCTTTCTGGCGCTTGCTGTGGCCGCCCAGGCCGCGGAAGAAGACAGTATGTACGTAGGCTGGAAGAAATCTCTGATCGTAGACATCACCACCACCCAGACCGCTTACTCCAACTCATGGGTAGGTGGTGAGGCCGGTTCGGTCAACTGGGTGGGTAATCTCAACGGCAAAGCCAGCAAGTATCTCAAGGAGTGGTTCGAGTTGAGATCCAGCCTGAAGATGTCGTTCGGCCAGACTTTGACACAGGACGAAGAGACCAGAGACTGGAGCAAGCCCAAGAAATCGACCGACCTGATCGACTTCGAAAATGTGGGCCTGTTTGTACTTCACAAGTATGTTGACCCTTACGTGGCTTTCAGGCTCGAGAGTCAGTTCTATGACGGCAGCCATCCCGCCAAAAAACTCTTTTTCTCGCCGATCAAGCTCACCGAATCAGCCGGTGCGGCGCGCAAGTTCTACGAGAAAAAGGATGATTTCGTTCTCAGCCGACTCGGCTTTGGCTTCCGGCAGATTATCCAGAAATACATAGCCGATACGTTGACTTTGGCCACGGAAAGTGAGACATCCACCGATGGCGGTATCGAGTCCGTGACCGATGCCAGCCTGTCACTCCACGACAATATCAAGTACACGGGTAAGCTCACTTTGTTCAAGGCGCTCTTCTATTCCAAGAGCGATGAGGTCAAGGGCACGGAGTACGAAGACTACTGGAAGGCGGTCGATGTTAACTGGGAGAATATCATCAGCGCCTCGGTAACCAAGATCGTCACGGTCAATCTCTACACGCAGGTGCTGTATGACAAGGAGATTTCCAAGAAGTCGCGCATCAAGGAGACGGTGGCTATAGGGTTTGTTTTCAAGATGATGTAG